In the genome of Myxococcus guangdongensis, one region contains:
- a CDS encoding potassium channel family protein yields the protein MFGSRRHLRANLRYLRALLRRFRTTMVLAAGLFVLGPLLFHWRYIGPDGVPISFGEALHHVYFLLYGQPSLPYVHDWAIEALNVVIPPVGIALVADGVVRFAYLYFARHKNDKEWIEVVTETMKGHVVVCGAGRVGYRVVTQLKEMDKDVVVVEKREDAAFVSALRDENVPLLIDDTRSPLCLPRTNVKHASAIVCATDDDLANLNIALDARKLNPNIRVVIRLFDEDLSGKVRDTFKAEALSSSSLAAPAMALAAMDPRIIHSFHLGKHLMVVSLFEAREGLPGLNISAIRDRFGGLALSLMRDGHEQLHPVGDEVMRAGDVLTVQASYPEYCRLRAFTNEVDPPIFAHQDQIGPVWPRKAG from the coding sequence ATGTTCGGCTCCCGAAGACACCTGAGAGCCAATCTGCGCTACCTGCGCGCGTTGCTGCGTCGCTTCCGCACCACGATGGTGCTGGCGGCGGGGCTGTTCGTGCTGGGGCCGCTCTTGTTCCACTGGCGCTACATCGGCCCGGACGGAGTGCCCATCTCCTTCGGTGAGGCGCTGCACCACGTCTACTTCCTGCTCTACGGGCAGCCGTCGCTGCCGTACGTGCACGACTGGGCCATCGAGGCGCTCAACGTGGTGATTCCGCCGGTGGGCATCGCCCTGGTGGCGGACGGCGTGGTGCGCTTCGCCTACCTCTACTTCGCCCGACACAAGAACGACAAGGAGTGGATCGAAGTGGTCACCGAGACGATGAAGGGCCACGTCGTGGTGTGCGGGGCGGGGCGGGTGGGCTACCGCGTGGTGACGCAGTTGAAGGAGATGGACAAGGACGTGGTGGTGGTCGAGAAGCGCGAGGACGCGGCGTTCGTCTCCGCGCTGCGGGACGAGAACGTGCCGCTGCTCATCGACGACACGCGCAGCCCGTTGTGCCTGCCGCGCACCAACGTGAAGCACGCCTCCGCGATTGTGTGCGCCACGGACGACGACCTGGCGAACCTCAACATCGCGCTGGACGCGCGGAAGTTGAATCCGAACATCCGCGTGGTCATCCGCCTGTTCGACGAGGACCTGAGCGGCAAGGTGCGCGACACGTTCAAGGCGGAGGCCCTGTCCAGCTCATCGCTCGCCGCGCCCGCCATGGCGCTGGCGGCGATGGACCCGCGCATCATCCACTCGTTCCATCTGGGTAAACACCTGATGGTGGTGTCGCTCTTCGAGGCGCGTGAGGGCCTGCCGGGGCTGAACATCTCCGCCATCCGAGACCGCTTCGGCGGGCTGGCGTTGTCGCTGATGCGCGACGGCCACGAGCAGCTCCACCCGGTGGGGGACGAGGTCATGCGTGCGGGGGACGTGCTGACGGTGCAGGCGTCGTATCCGGAGTACTGCCGCCTGCGCGCCTTCACCAACGAGGTGGACCCGCCCATCTTCGCGCACCAGGACCAGATTGGTCCGGTGTGGCCTCGCAAGGCAGGCTGA
- a CDS encoding twin-arginine translocase subunit TatC: MSLMEHLSELRSRLLKCTLAVLGLGMVSLLFAKPIFGVLMRPVLDALPEGNRALIYTSGIEELNVLMKVGVYCGVFLTTPVILWQIWGFVSPGLFPEERKYAAPFVMFGSLAFILGACFCYFAVLPSMFKFLLNEEETLALEQRLDTARLRADDALRFLRVGDAERAGVLAKETSASLRAEGEGQLAEPERAPSQSVELKSRLDGLGKLLDAAADGYGVQSRAVLRQAVEKKVAAVTAYGKQDYAAASVAMDEAASLLAGVAPTRSEELSGLWKLEKELSAGEARHEAERWTRPMLTMHEQLSLVLLLILAFGIIFELPLVMALLGIVGVVQSRWLFKYQRHAFVFCLIAAAIITPTGDVVNLSLMAGPMLMCYELGVFLVWLVERRRARNAAETGITPVS, encoded by the coding sequence ATGAGCTTGATGGAGCACCTGTCGGAGCTCCGCTCGCGCCTGCTCAAGTGCACCCTGGCCGTGCTCGGGCTGGGCATGGTGTCGCTGCTGTTCGCCAAGCCCATCTTCGGCGTGCTGATGCGGCCCGTGCTGGACGCGCTCCCGGAGGGCAACCGCGCCCTCATCTACACGTCCGGCATCGAGGAGCTGAACGTCCTCATGAAGGTGGGCGTGTACTGCGGCGTGTTCCTCACCACGCCCGTCATCCTCTGGCAGATCTGGGGCTTCGTCTCGCCGGGGTTGTTCCCGGAGGAGCGCAAGTACGCGGCGCCGTTCGTCATGTTCGGCTCGCTCGCCTTCATCCTGGGCGCGTGCTTCTGCTACTTCGCGGTGCTGCCCTCGATGTTCAAGTTCCTCCTCAACGAGGAGGAGACGCTCGCGCTGGAGCAGCGGCTGGACACGGCGCGGCTGCGCGCGGATGACGCCCTGCGCTTCCTGCGTGTGGGTGACGCGGAGCGGGCGGGGGTGCTCGCGAAGGAGACCAGCGCGTCGCTGCGCGCCGAGGGCGAGGGGCAGCTCGCCGAGCCCGAGCGCGCGCCCTCGCAGTCGGTGGAGCTGAAGTCTCGGCTGGACGGCCTGGGCAAGCTGTTGGACGCGGCGGCGGATGGCTATGGCGTCCAGTCGCGCGCGGTGCTGCGGCAGGCGGTGGAGAAGAAGGTCGCGGCGGTGACGGCCTACGGCAAGCAGGACTACGCGGCGGCGTCGGTGGCGATGGACGAGGCGGCGAGCCTGCTGGCGGGCGTGGCGCCCACGCGCAGCGAGGAGCTGTCGGGGCTGTGGAAGCTGGAGAAGGAGCTGTCGGCGGGCGAGGCGCGGCACGAGGCGGAGCGGTGGACGCGGCCCATGCTGACGATGCACGAGCAGCTGTCGCTGGTGCTGCTGCTCATCCTGGCCTTCGGCATCATCTTCGAGCTGCCGCTGGTGATGGCGCTGTTGGGCATCGTGGGCGTGGTGCAGTCGCGCTGGCTGTTCAAGTACCAGCGGCACGCCTTCGTCTTCTGTCTCATCGCCGCGGCCATCATCACGCCCACGGGCGACGTGGTGAACCTGTCGCTGATGGCTGGCCCCATGCTGATGTGCTACGAGCTGGGTGTCTTCCTGGTGTGGCTGGTGGAGCGGCGCCGGGCGCGCAACGCGGCGGAGACCGGCATCACCCCGGTGTCCTGA
- a CDS encoding twin-arginine translocase TatA/TatE family subunit has translation MFNIGAGEMVLIAVAALLILGPQRLPELARAIGKFMREFRRQTDEVRNVVEREFYTMDHDLNREPPPPVRPTPTFPPSPAPQALPPEGMAQVATPVEPGAEPASEPAVEAPRSRAPLGLDGDEHPALPEPVAEAQPGPRSPEPPPAEPTSSPSSSAATESVGADGLPRLAPLPGTVARNAPKRS, from the coding sequence ATGTTCAACATCGGCGCAGGCGAAATGGTGCTCATCGCGGTGGCCGCGCTGCTCATCCTCGGGCCGCAGCGGTTGCCCGAACTGGCGCGTGCCATCGGCAAGTTCATGCGGGAGTTCCGTCGCCAGACGGACGAGGTCCGCAACGTGGTGGAGCGCGAGTTCTACACGATGGACCACGACCTCAACCGCGAGCCTCCGCCTCCGGTGCGGCCCACGCCCACCTTCCCTCCCTCGCCCGCGCCCCAGGCGCTGCCGCCCGAGGGGATGGCGCAGGTCGCCACGCCCGTGGAGCCGGGCGCCGAGCCTGCTTCCGAGCCCGCCGTGGAGGCGCCGCGCTCCCGCGCCCCGCTGGGGCTGGATGGCGACGAGCACCCCGCGCTGCCCGAGCCCGTCGCGGAGGCGCAGCCGGGCCCGCGGTCGCCCGAGCCCCCGCCCGCCGAGCCGACTTCTTCTCCCTCTTCCTCCGCCGCCACCGAGAGCGTGGGCGCGGATGGCCTGCCTCGCCTCGCGCCGCTGCCTGGAACGGTGGCGCGCAACGCGCCGAAACGGAGCTGA
- a CDS encoding MFS transporter has translation MPTERQVSERWVVFLIGAVQFVNILDFVMVMPLGPDFARGLGIASSHIGTIGGAYTAAASVAGLLGGYFLDRYDRRRALAVSMLGLVVATAAGGLATGLSTLMLARVAAGIFGGPATSLSLSIIADLIPVERRGRALGAVMGAFSVASVAGVPMALKLAEHGGWRLPFFVVAALGLLVVVGAIFFLPPMRGHLTAERGAARSVGVLELLGRREVQLSYLMTAVVMMAGFVLIPNISAYLQQNLGYPRDLLWFPYFVGGIVSFITLRLAGPLVDRYGAFKLGTAGSALLLVATYVGFVDFPRWLPIPLLFVLFMTAMGVRNVSYNTLTSRVPDNPVRARFMSLQSAIQHMASAVGAFLSAQLLTDLPDGTLGGMTRVAWVCMGLTVALPPTLWVVERQVRSREQARALAVPASQGLAVPLSPQAHPHQ, from the coding sequence ATGCCGACAGAGCGACAGGTGTCCGAGCGCTGGGTGGTCTTCCTGATTGGCGCGGTTCAGTTCGTCAACATCCTGGACTTCGTGATGGTGATGCCGCTGGGGCCCGACTTCGCCAGGGGCCTGGGCATCGCCTCCTCGCACATCGGCACCATCGGCGGCGCGTACACGGCGGCGGCCAGCGTCGCGGGCCTGTTGGGCGGCTACTTCCTGGACCGGTACGACCGGCGCCGGGCGCTCGCGGTGTCCATGCTGGGGCTGGTGGTGGCCACGGCGGCGGGAGGGCTGGCCACGGGGTTGTCCACGCTGATGCTCGCCCGGGTGGCCGCGGGCATCTTCGGTGGGCCCGCCACGTCGCTGTCGCTGTCCATCATCGCGGACCTGATTCCGGTGGAGCGGCGCGGACGCGCGCTGGGCGCGGTGATGGGCGCGTTCTCCGTGGCCAGCGTCGCGGGCGTGCCCATGGCGCTGAAGCTGGCGGAGCACGGCGGCTGGCGCCTGCCGTTCTTCGTCGTCGCGGCCCTGGGGCTGCTCGTGGTGGTGGGCGCCATCTTCTTCCTGCCGCCGATGCGAGGCCACCTGACGGCCGAGCGCGGGGCGGCGCGGAGCGTGGGCGTGCTGGAGCTGCTCGGCCGCCGCGAGGTGCAGCTGTCGTACCTCATGACGGCGGTGGTGATGATGGCGGGCTTCGTGCTCATCCCCAACATCTCCGCCTACCTGCAGCAGAACCTGGGCTACCCGCGGGACCTGCTCTGGTTCCCGTACTTCGTCGGCGGCATCGTCAGCTTCATCACGCTGCGGCTGGCGGGGCCGCTGGTGGACCGCTATGGCGCCTTCAAGCTGGGGACCGCGGGCTCGGCGTTGCTGCTGGTCGCGACCTACGTGGGCTTCGTGGACTTCCCGCGCTGGCTGCCGATTCCGCTGCTCTTCGTGCTCTTCATGACGGCCATGGGCGTGCGCAACGTGTCGTACAACACGCTGACCTCGCGCGTGCCGGACAACCCGGTCCGCGCTCGCTTCATGTCGCTCCAGTCCGCCATCCAGCACATGGCCTCCGCGGTGGGGGCCTTCCTCAGCGCGCAGCTGCTGACGGACCTGCCGGACGGGACGCTGGGCGGGATGACCCGGGTGGCCTGGGTGTGCATGGGCCTGACGGTGGCGCTGCCCCCGACGTTGTGGGTGGTGGAGCGGCAGGTGCGCTCCCGGGAGCAGGCGCGCGCCCTGGCGGTGCCCGCGTCCCAGGGGCTGGCCGTCCCCCTGTCCCCCCAGGCGCACCCACACCAATAG
- a CDS encoding methyl-accepting chemotaxis protein, which yields MAPRFKKPGLRSILLGSFAVVLALILGTLYFVVPSRVEDFLETRLTKHGDDKALQASRDLANLSLTILPPLLESLHGGDDDFALIALITPDGRVQSVHPPSAEGWLLNNLREQPSKDPATLDGALFENGNKAIVRPVSLHEGPAHVLVAVNFSSLEEVVTSLRHVVLLAFGIGLALFLVVAFFISRTFILVPLDAMMTMARRLAEADLTGRVDVGSRDELGLLAEALNRIAQSWRDTLGRVRGVSDVVAGVIEQIHRTGTTVSSGASTVQARVEETSSSMVEMMASLRGIAENVEVLYQSAEESSSSIMEMAATNDEVAENVTAMAASVEETTSAIEEMTFSIKEVAKNIQELSASTEETSSAISQMDAAIGQVEANAKETARLSEQVFDDAQTGVEALRKTLTGIDRIKDSSRAAADVIDSLGRRISEIGNILNVIDDVAEQTNLLALNAAIIAAQAGDHGKGFAVVAEEIKDLAERTGASTKEIAELIRSIQDESRNAVVVMNQGARNVEEGVQLGREAEGALRKINDSTQKSTQMVKAIARATVEQARGSKQVTASIHRISETVQQISKASNEQAKGGEQIMKSAEKMKALTAHVQRSSQEQAHGSKQITRSIESINEMVTHLNRAQKEQTKGSEQVLKAVETIKGVSEHQTRSVKQLEEAIDNLQRQAEILRGEVRRFRV from the coding sequence TTGGCTCCGCGCTTCAAGAAACCCGGCCTGCGCAGCATCCTGCTCGGCTCCTTCGCCGTGGTGCTCGCCCTCATCCTCGGGACGCTCTACTTCGTCGTCCCGTCCCGGGTGGAGGACTTCCTGGAGACGCGCCTGACGAAGCACGGCGACGACAAGGCGCTCCAGGCGTCGCGCGACCTGGCCAACCTCTCCCTCACCATCCTGCCGCCCCTGCTGGAGTCGCTCCACGGCGGCGACGACGACTTCGCCCTCATCGCCCTCATCACCCCGGATGGCCGCGTGCAGTCCGTGCACCCGCCCAGCGCGGAGGGGTGGCTGCTCAACAACCTGCGCGAGCAGCCGTCGAAGGACCCCGCCACGCTGGATGGCGCCCTCTTCGAGAACGGCAACAAGGCCATCGTCCGCCCGGTGTCGCTGCACGAGGGGCCCGCCCACGTGCTGGTGGCGGTGAACTTCAGCTCGCTGGAGGAGGTCGTCACCTCGCTCCGGCACGTGGTGCTGCTGGCGTTCGGCATCGGCCTGGCGCTGTTCCTCGTGGTGGCGTTCTTCATCTCGCGCACGTTCATCCTGGTGCCGCTGGACGCGATGATGACCATGGCGCGCCGGCTGGCGGAGGCGGACCTGACGGGCCGCGTGGACGTGGGCTCGCGCGACGAGCTGGGCCTGCTCGCCGAGGCGCTCAACCGCATCGCCCAGAGCTGGCGCGACACGCTGGGCCGGGTGCGCGGCGTGTCGGACGTGGTGGCCGGCGTCATCGAACAGATTCACCGCACCGGCACCACCGTGTCGTCGGGTGCCAGCACCGTCCAGGCCCGCGTGGAGGAGACGTCCTCCTCCATGGTGGAGATGATGGCCTCGCTGCGCGGCATCGCGGAGAACGTGGAGGTCCTCTACCAGAGCGCCGAGGAGAGCAGCTCCTCCATCATGGAGATGGCCGCCACCAACGACGAGGTGGCGGAGAACGTCACCGCCATGGCCGCCAGCGTGGAGGAGACCACCAGCGCGATTGAGGAGATGACCTTCTCCATCAAGGAGGTCGCCAAGAACATCCAGGAGCTGTCCGCCTCCACGGAGGAGACGTCCTCGGCCATCAGCCAGATGGACGCGGCCATCGGGCAGGTGGAGGCCAACGCCAAGGAGACCGCGCGCCTGTCCGAGCAGGTCTTCGACGACGCGCAGACGGGCGTGGAGGCGCTGCGCAAGACGCTCACCGGCATCGACCGCATCAAGGACTCCAGCCGCGCCGCCGCGGACGTCATCGACAGCCTGGGCCGACGCATCTCCGAGATTGGCAACATCCTCAACGTCATCGACGACGTGGCCGAGCAGACCAACCTGCTCGCCCTCAACGCGGCCATCATCGCCGCGCAGGCCGGCGACCACGGCAAGGGCTTCGCGGTGGTGGCGGAGGAGATCAAGGACCTGGCCGAGCGCACCGGCGCGTCCACCAAGGAGATCGCCGAGCTCATCCGCAGCATCCAGGACGAGAGCCGCAACGCCGTGGTGGTGATGAACCAGGGCGCGCGCAACGTGGAGGAGGGCGTGCAGCTGGGCCGCGAGGCGGAAGGGGCGCTGCGAAAAATCAACGACAGCACCCAGAAGTCCACGCAGATGGTCAAGGCCATCGCCCGCGCCACCGTCGAGCAGGCCCGCGGCAGCAAGCAGGTGACCGCCTCCATCCACCGCATCAGCGAGACGGTGCAGCAGATCTCCAAGGCCTCCAACGAGCAGGCCAAGGGCGGCGAGCAGATCATGAAGAGCGCGGAGAAGATGAAGGCGCTCACCGCCCACGTGCAGCGCAGCAGCCAGGAGCAGGCGCACGGCAGCAAGCAGATCACCCGCTCCATCGAGAGCATCAACGAGATGGTGACGCACCTGAACCGCGCCCAGAAGGAGCAGACCAAGGGCAGCGAGCAGGTGCTCAAGGCGGTGGAGACCATCAAGGGGGTCTCCGAGCACCAGACGCGCTCCGTGAAGCAGTTGGAGGAGGCCATCGACAACCTCCAGCGCCAGGCGGAGATCCTCCGGGGCGAGGTGCGCCGTTTCCGTGTCTAG
- a CDS encoding histone deacetylase family protein, with protein sequence MKPTLLLTDPLFLKHDPGEGHPESPARLQRILGVLASTPVRGTVMGSPRSATNEELLAVHTPALLERMRQLNGHAARIDADTVVSPDSVDAARLAAGAAVQSVEAVMAGQARNAFALVRPPGHHAEPDRAMGFCLFNNAAIAAEAGRRLGAERVLVLDWDVHHGNGTQAAFWGRRDVMYQSVHQFPYYPGTGASPEVGQGAGEGYTVNVGLPGGNSDADYGMLFEELLLPVAEAFRPQLVVVSAGFDPHQHDPIGGMDVTERGFAAMCSSLRSLAERVCDGKLVLLLEGGYSLEGLSQSVHACVEVLAGRTDSFPTGDTHTDARDALRESRQALKPYWSALS encoded by the coding sequence ATGAAGCCCACCCTGCTGCTGACCGACCCCCTCTTCCTCAAGCATGACCCCGGAGAGGGCCACCCGGAGTCCCCCGCGCGCCTGCAGCGCATCCTCGGGGTGCTGGCGAGCACCCCCGTGCGGGGCACGGTGATGGGCTCGCCCCGCTCCGCGACGAACGAGGAGCTGCTGGCCGTGCACACCCCCGCCCTGCTCGAGCGGATGCGTCAGCTCAACGGCCACGCGGCGCGCATCGACGCCGACACCGTCGTGTCCCCGGACAGCGTGGACGCGGCGAGGCTGGCGGCGGGCGCGGCGGTGCAGTCGGTGGAGGCGGTGATGGCGGGACAGGCGCGCAACGCCTTCGCGCTGGTGCGTCCGCCCGGACACCACGCGGAGCCGGACCGCGCCATGGGCTTCTGCCTCTTCAACAACGCGGCCATCGCCGCGGAGGCCGGGCGTCGGTTGGGCGCCGAGCGGGTGCTGGTGCTCGACTGGGACGTGCACCACGGCAACGGCACCCAGGCGGCGTTCTGGGGCCGGCGCGACGTGATGTACCAGTCGGTGCACCAGTTCCCCTACTACCCGGGCACCGGCGCCTCGCCCGAGGTGGGCCAGGGCGCGGGAGAGGGCTACACCGTCAACGTGGGCCTGCCCGGCGGCAACTCGGACGCGGACTACGGGATGCTCTTCGAGGAGCTGCTCCTCCCGGTGGCCGAGGCCTTCCGCCCCCAGCTGGTGGTGGTGTCCGCGGGGTTCGACCCCCATCAGCACGACCCGATTGGCGGCATGGACGTCACCGAGCGCGGCTTCGCGGCCATGTGCTCCTCGCTGCGCTCGCTCGCCGAGCGGGTCTGCGACGGCAAGCTCGTGCTGCTGCTCGAGGGCGGCTACTCGCTGGAGGGCCTGTCGCAGTCCGTGCACGCCTGCGTCGAGGTGCTCGCGGGCCGCACCGACAGCTTCCCCACCGGCGACACGCACACCGACGCCCGGGATGCGCTGCGCGAGAGTCGACAGGCGCTCAAGCCCTACTGGAGCGCGCTGTCCTAG
- a CDS encoding threonine/serine exporter family protein: MTDARTDDVSSGEDATVTLLLDLARALHLSYVPAFGVEQRVRRAARAWGLEVEVFTLQTLAVTEVRSGAARRVDIRRLPFNPHWNLRRAAGLLLLSESIARGRLDVPRARAELERVMTSHPAHPEWLVLLAYGVYGGAVSVRVGGGAWELVAGFFVGVLAGGIHVGTLRSMSVDLQKSFLGALLGTLLAFGLTFVLPSFDAARALFGGITLLVPAMVVTLGSAELVGESVEAGLSRLTYGLLRFLMLAVGIMAAATLWRFFGPLPLQIRAQSLPHTVVVPIIALGGLALTVCMSARRRDTPWIVGAVLLAWGIQELTKGVLGDRGSPLVSAFVLGVAGQLYGRMPERLPSTLIMPGLLQLAPGFIGTRAILALLGVPGQGTDARVFDILLVALQLVLGLMFAFMLGLSHDARASAEERGERATRPKPPERSGPRGGRLRRPAEAH; this comes from the coding sequence ATGACGGATGCTCGAACCGATGACGTGTCTTCGGGCGAGGACGCCACGGTGACGCTGCTGCTCGACCTCGCGCGGGCGCTGCACCTGTCATACGTGCCGGCCTTCGGCGTGGAGCAGCGCGTGCGTCGGGCGGCGCGGGCGTGGGGCCTGGAGGTGGAGGTCTTCACGCTGCAGACGCTCGCGGTGACGGAGGTGCGCTCGGGCGCGGCCCGCCGTGTGGACATCCGGCGGCTGCCCTTCAACCCCCACTGGAACCTGCGCCGGGCCGCCGGGCTCTTGCTCCTGTCGGAGTCGATTGCCCGCGGTCGGCTCGACGTGCCACGCGCTCGCGCCGAGCTGGAGCGCGTCATGACGTCGCATCCCGCCCACCCCGAGTGGCTCGTGCTGCTCGCCTATGGCGTGTACGGCGGCGCCGTGTCCGTGCGCGTCGGCGGCGGCGCCTGGGAGCTGGTGGCGGGGTTCTTCGTGGGCGTGCTCGCGGGGGGCATCCACGTCGGCACGCTGCGCTCCATGAGCGTGGACCTGCAGAAGAGCTTCCTCGGCGCGTTGCTCGGCACGCTGCTCGCCTTCGGGCTGACCTTCGTGCTGCCGTCGTTCGACGCGGCGCGGGCGCTCTTCGGAGGAATCACCCTGCTGGTGCCCGCGATGGTGGTGACGCTGGGCTCGGCGGAGCTGGTGGGGGAGTCCGTGGAGGCGGGCCTGTCCCGGCTCACCTATGGCCTGTTGCGCTTCCTGATGCTGGCGGTGGGCATCATGGCCGCGGCCACGCTGTGGCGCTTCTTCGGGCCGCTGCCCCTCCAGATACGGGCGCAGTCGCTGCCGCACACGGTGGTGGTGCCCATCATCGCGCTGGGCGGCCTGGCCCTCACGGTGTGCATGTCCGCGCGCCGTCGCGACACGCCGTGGATTGTCGGCGCGGTGCTGCTCGCGTGGGGCATCCAGGAACTCACCAAGGGCGTGCTGGGGGACCGGGGCAGCCCGCTCGTCTCCGCGTTCGTCCTGGGCGTCGCGGGGCAGCTCTACGGACGGATGCCCGAGCGGCTCCCGTCCACGCTCATCATGCCCGGCCTGTTGCAGCTGGCGCCCGGGTTCATCGGGACACGGGCCATCCTCGCGCTGCTCGGTGTCCCGGGGCAGGGCACGGACGCGCGCGTGTTCGACATCCTCCTGGTGGCGCTGCAGCTGGTGCTGGGGCTGATGTTCGCCTTCATGCTCGGCCTGTCACACGACGCCCGCGCATCGGCCGAGGAGCGCGGTGAGCGCGCGACGCGGCCCAAACCGCCGGAGCGCTCGGGGCCGCGGGGCGGAAGACTCCGCCGGCCCGCCGAGGCCCACTAG